The DNA sequence TCTTGTAATTCAGGAGCTAATGGATCTGCTACTGTAAATGTAGTTGGAGGAACTGGTACTTATACGTACTCATGGGCGCCTTCTGGTGGAACTGCAGCTACGGCTTCAGGATTAGCAGCAGGAACTTATACTGTGACTGTTACAGATGCTAATGCATGTACTGCTACTCAAAGTTTTACTATTACTGAACCGGCAGCCCTTGTGGCTTCGGCAGGAGCTCAGGACAATGTATCTTGCAATTCAGGATCTAATGGATCGGCTACAGTTAGTGTAACCGGAGGAACTGGAACTTATACGTACTCATGGGCACCTTCAGGAGGAACTGCTGCAACCGCTTCAGGATTGACTGCAGGAACTTATACAGTGACTGTAGAGGATGCTAATGGATGTACGACCACACAAAGTTTTACTATTACTGAACCGACAGTACTTGTTGCTTCAGATGGAGGACAAACCAATGTATCTTGTAATTCAGGAGCTGACGGATCTGCTACTGTTAATGTAACTGGAGGAACTACAACCTATACCTATTCATGGGCACCTTCTGGTGGAACTGCTGCAACAGCAACAGGATTAACAGCAGGAACATACACAGTAACTGTTACAGATGCAAACGGATGTGCTACAACACAAAGTTTTACCATTACTGAACCAACTGCGCTTGTAGCTTCAGATGGCGGACAAACCAATGTAACCTGTAATTCAGGATCTAATGGATCTGCTACTGTAACTGCAACCGGAGGAACTGGAACATATACCTATTCATGGGCACCAACTGGCGGAACTGCTGCAACAGCATCAGGTCTTACAGCCGGAACATACACAGCAACTGTTACAGATGCTAACGGATGTTCAGCTACTCAAAGTTTTACTATTACTGAACCAGCCGCTCTTGTAGCTTCAGATGGAGGGCAAACCAATGTATCTTGTAATTCAGGATCTAATGGATCTGCTACTGTAAATGTAGTTGGAGGAACTGGTACTTATACGTACTCATGGGCACCAACTGGTGGAACTGCTGCAACAGCATCAGGTCTTACAGCCGGAACATACACAGCAACTGTTACAGATGCAAACGGATGTGCTACAACTCAAAGTTTTACGATCACAGAACCGGCAGTCCTTGTGGCTTCGGCAGCAGCTCAAGACAATGTCTCTTGTAATTCAGGTTCTAATGGATCTGCTACTGTTAGTGTAACCGGAGGAACTGGAACTTATACGTACTCATGGGCACCTTCAGGAGGAACTGCTGCAACCGCTTCAGGATTGACTGCAGGAACTTATACAGTGATTGTAGAGGATGCTAATGGATGTACGACAACACAAAGTTTTACTATTACCGAACCGACAGTACTTGTTGCTTCAGATGGAGGACAAACAAATGTGGCCTGTAACTCAGGAACTGACGGATCTGCTACTTTAACTGCAACCGGAGGAACTGGAGCTTATACGTATTCATGGTCACCAGCTGGTGGAACTGCTGCTACAGCTTCAGGATTAACAGCAGGAACTTATACAGCAACGGTTACAGATGCTAACGGATGTTCAGCAACTCAAAGTTTTACTATTACTGAACCGACAGCACTTGTGGCTTCAATTGGTTCTCAAACAAATGTTGCTTGTAACTCAGGATCTGACGGATCTGCTACTGTAACTGCAACTGGAGGAACTGGAACTTATACCTATTCATGGTCACCAACCGGTGGAACTGCGGCTACGGCTTCAGGTTTAATTGCAGGAATCTATACAGCAACTGTAACAGATGCTAACGGATGTACCGCAACACAAAGCTTTACTATTACGCAACCAACCGCTATTGTTGCGACTGCAGCTGGACAAACAGATGTTACTTGTAACGGAGCTGCTACAGGTTCAGCAACAGTAAGTGCAACCGGAGGAACTGGAGCTTATACGTATTCTTGGGCACCAACTGGTGGAACTGCCGATACTGCTTCAGGATTAACTGCAGGAACTTATACAGTGACTGTAACGGACGCTAATGGTTGTACAGGTACACAAAGCTTTACGATCACTCAACCGGTAGCTTTAGATGCTATAGTTGCACAAACAAATGTAACTTGTATTGGAGGCGCTGATGGATCAGCAACAGTTACCGTATCTGGTGGTACATCTCCATACACTTATATCTGGTCACCAACTGGAGGAACAGCTGATACAGCAACGGGATTAACTGCCGGAACCTATACAGTAGTAATTACAGATTCAAATGGATGTACTTTAACAAAAACAGCTGTTATATCAACTAACCCTGATACTACAGCTCCGGTACCGGATGTAACAAACTTACCGGATATCACTAACTATTGTGCTATTACATCGTCTGAAATTGCAATTCCAACAGCAACTGATGCTTGTGCAGGAACAATAAATGCTACAACAACTGACCCATTAAATTATACCGCAGTAGGTACTTATGTAATTACTTGGACGTATGATGATGGTCATGGCAATAGTTCAACACAAAATCAAACACTAAATGTCCTTGCTTCACCTATTGAAGGTGTAACTTTAAGTGATGTTACTGCTACTTTTGACGGAAGTTTACATACTATTGAGGTTGCAGGACTTCCAGCTGGAGCTAGTGTCCTATACACTATATCGCCGATAACAGGAAGTGAAAATGGTGCTATTGACGCAGGAACTTATTTGGTTACTGCATTTGTATCGCCAGCACCAGGAACTAATTGCTCGCTAATTACGCTAAACGCAAATCTTACCATTAATAAAGCTCCACAACAAATTACTTTTGGTGCTTTACCGGTTAAAACTCTTGGAGCAATCAACGATTTTACTTTAGGAGCTTTCTCTGACTCAGGTTTGCCAATACGTTATTCTGCAACATTTACTTCTCCTCTACCACCGGCTACTGTTACTGCCGCAGGTTTAGTAAGCATGATTAGATCAGGTCAGATACTTATTACAGCTCATCAGGATGGTGACAGTAATTATTTACCGGCAACATCTATTTCGCAGAATTTAGTAATAATGAACAACAATGCCGATCTTACAAAACTGACAATTGGTACTACTGTTTATGATAATCCGGCACAACAAATTAATTATTTGATGACGTGCGACGAAGGAAACAGTCTTACTATTTCAGCTTTAAACGGATCAAATGCAACTATCAGTCCGGCTGCTACTTTTACTATTCCGTTACCTAAACCGGGAATTTACAATCAAGTTCTTACGGTAACTTCAGAAGATGCAAGCGTTGTTAAGAATTACACCATTACAGTATCAAAACCTTTCAATTTCTTTGATATTGCCCGTCAGAAATTTAATAACGTGCTTCTTGTAAACAACAATCCACAAACAAATGGTGGTTACGAATTTGTTGCTTACCAATGGTTTAAAAACGGTCAATTAGTTGGAACAGGTCAATACTATTCAGCTGGAGATAACATCAACAACACGTTAGATCCTACTGCTGATTATATGGTAAAAATGACAACTAAAGATGGAAAAGTACTGCAAACATGTCCTACTAAGATTCCAGTAGTGAACTCGCTAACAGCTAAAGTTTATCCAAACCCAATTCAAGTAGGGAAAGTGGTAACTGTTGAAGCTGACTATCCTGAGGAGGAATTGCAGAACATGCAGATAAGCTTATATACTGTTACTGGTCAACTGGTAAAAACAATGAAATCATCGACAGTAAAAACAGAAATACAATTACCTCTGGCAACAGAGAGCAATATGTATATTGTAGTTATTGAAACTGCAAATGTTAGAAAAACACTGAAAGTAATTGTAAATAAATAAAATCTGCCGGTGCCGCTTTAACAACGGCACCGGCATAAAATAACTTTAAGATGAAAAAATATATAATAAACTATATAACATCGTTATCGATGATTACAGCACTTTTAGGCTCCGTCTTAAATAGTTTTGGTCAGGATAAAAAACATGAGTTTTCAATTGCAGTCGGTGGTCCCTCCTCTTTTTTAGATTATAAGACTTCCGCTCAATTGGTAGAAGGAAACGGATTTAGTGCCGGTTTACGTTATGCTTATTATTTAAGTGAAAATTTAAGTATCGGAATTGGTGCTGAATACCAGTCCTATAATACTGATGCTAAATTTCAAACGATCTCCGGACGCTATGCGGCTACTGACTCTGAAAAGGAATCATTCCAATTTAGATTCAGAGCAACCAATTTAAGAGAAGAGCAAAAACTAGGCTATATCAATGTTCCGCTTCACATTCAATTTGAAACTCCCGGAACAACTAAATTGTATGTTGCAGCCGGAGCCAAAATAGGTTTTGCCATAAACGGAAGCTATGAATCCACGATACAAAATCTAACGACAAGTGGTTATTATCCGCAATATAATGTCGAATTATTTGGTCCAGCCTTCGCCGGATTCGGAAGTACAAATAATGTAAAAGTGGGTAAACAGGATCTTAATGCCGAAGTGTCTTACTCTGTGACTTTTGAAACCGGAGTAAAACAAATAATTGGAGACAAAAGTTCGATCTATCTGGGCG is a window from the Flavobacterium cupriresistens genome containing:
- a CDS encoding outer membrane beta-barrel protein, with protein sequence MKKYIINYITSLSMITALLGSVLNSFGQDKKHEFSIAVGGPSSFLDYKTSAQLVEGNGFSAGLRYAYYLSENLSIGIGAEYQSYNTDAKFQTISGRYAATDSEKESFQFRFRATNLREEQKLGYINVPLHIQFETPGTTKLYVAAGAKIGFAINGSYESTIQNLTTSGYYPQYNVELFGPAFAGFGSTNNVKVGKQDLNAEVSYSVTFETGVKQIIGDKSSIYLGAYLDYGLNNVYDRNTSKHLVQYNPGTTAQLEHNTVLDSPFTNDVRLVSLGLKLRFAIR